The DNA segment AACTTTTCACAAAGAAACATTTAAAATAAACTATCATGTAAAATTAGAATTATCTGTAGATTTTTTTACACTTAAATTAACACCGTTAGAAAAAGTAACACGTTAAATCTAAATCAATCTTTTTAAAAACATTATGAAAACAACTGCTTAAAGCCAATATTAAATTTCTGTATATTTTTTTTAATAGTTCATTAACACCGTTAGGAAATATAACAGATATTAAATTAAAACTTTATTATTTTATTTAACACTTCATTAAAAATTTAAACTCAAAATGAAAATATTTGGAAAAACGAGGATTATTGTACTCATCGCAAGCATTATCCTTTTACAAAGTTGTACCAAAGCAGCAGAAGGATCAAACGCAGCTCCGCCACCTCCACAGCTTCCGGTTTATACCGTTATCACTTCACCAGCAACTGTTTACCAGGAATTCCCTACCGCATTGGAAGGAAAAAACAATGTGGAAATAAGATCTCAGGTTGACGGATATTTAGATAGAATCTATGTGGAAGAAGGTGCTTATGTAAGAGCCGGACAGCCTCTGTTCAAAATAGATTCAAGAAGCTACGGCGAACAGATGAATATGGCAACAGCCAACTTACAGGTTGCCAATGCCAACATTCAGAAAGCGAAAGTAGAAGTCGACCGCCTTGAACCTCTTGTTTCCGCGAAAGTGGTTTCCGAGGTACAGCTGAGAACCGCAAAAGCAAATTATGCCGCCGCAGTGGCAGCCGCTTCACAGGCAAGAGCTTCTGTTGGAAGCGCAAAAATCAATGTAGGATTTACAACCATTACCGCACCGGTAAGCGGATATATCGGGAGAATTCCTTATAAAAAAGGAAGCCTGATTTCAAGAACAGATCCCAATCCATTGACGTTACTGTCTGATATCAGCGAAATCTATGCATACTTTTCTTTAAGCGAACTGGATTTCATTGCTTTTCAGAATAAATATCCGGGAGCAACTCTAAATGAAAAACTGAAAAACATGCCACTGGTAGATTTGGTAATCGCCGATAACAGCATCTATACTGAAAAAGGCAGAATGAGCATTGTTGACGGACAATTCGATAAAACCACCGGAGCCATTAGCGTTCGTGCCGTATTCCCGAATCCAAACGGAGTTTTGAGAACCGGAAATACAGGCAGAGTTCGTATGCCACAGCTATTCGATAAAACATTGGTGATTCCACAGGAATCCACTTACGAAATTCAGGATAAAACGTACGTCTATGTAGTTGGGAAGGATAAAAAGGTTACGGGAAAACCGGTAACCATATCCGGAAAAACAGAAAGCTACTATTTTATTTCTGAAGGATTATCGAAAGGAGATAAAATCGTATTCACAGGAATCGGTGTATTGAAAGATGGAGTTGCCATTCAGCCAAAAACTATTTCTTCTGATAGTTTATTGAAAGCAAGACCTTTGTAACAGTTTAAACTTTTCCTTTTTAACCATAAAAGTCACAAAAGCTTTTAAACACATAAGTCACATCAAGTTTAAATCATTCGCTATAATAAGAACACATGAGTTTTAGAAAATCTTTGATTTTCATTTTGTGAACTTTAAAACATTAGCAATTCATCTTTAAACCCAAGATATACTTTTGCGCCTTTTGTGGTAAAAATATCGTTTAAACAACATTAAAAAATAAACTTCTTATGTTAAAACAATTTATAGAAAGACCGGTACTTTCAACGGTTATTTCCATCATACTATTATTATTGGGTGCTTTGTCGCTCTTTAATTTACCCATCGCCCTCTTTCCGGATATTGCGCCGCCGAGTGTTCAGGTGACCGCGTTTTATCCGGGTGCGAATGCGGAAGTTGTAGCCCGTTCGGTAGCAACTCCTATCGAAGAAGCGGTAAACGGTGTGGAAAACATGACCTACATGACTTCCAACTCCAGTAATGACGGTACCATGACGCTGAGCGTATTTTTCAAACAGGGATCTGATCCCGATAATGCAGCGGTAAACGTGCAAAACCGTGTATCGAAAGCCATGAGTCAACTTCCGCAAGAGGTTGTACAGGCGGGAATTTCCACACAGAAAGTTCAGAACAGTATGATCATGTTTATGGGATTAACCAGTAATGATCCTAAACAATACGACGAGCTTTTCTTACAAAACTATTTGAAAATCAATATTATTCCACAAATCCAGCGTATTCCGGGTGTTGCCCAGGCGCAGGTTTTCGGAACGAGAGATTATTCCATGAGACTCTGGCTGAAGCCGGACAGATTAGCAGCCAACAATCTTTCTCCACAGGAAGTTTTGAACGCTGTGAAGGATCATAACCTTGAAGCAGCTCCCGGACGTCTTGGACAGGGAAGTAAGGAAACGTACGAATATATTTTAAAGTATAAAGGTAAATTAAACAAAAATGAAGACTACGAAAACATCGCCATCAAAGCCAACAGCGACGGATCTTTCCTGAGACTGAAAGACGTGGCAAGAGTAGAATTTGGTTCCTATACTTATACAGCAGCCAACAGAGTTGACGGAAAACCGGTTTCAGGTTTTGCGATTATGCAGACCGCTGGATCTAATGCCAACGAAATCTTAACTGAAATTGAAAAGCAGGTTGATCAGTTTAAAACCACCCTTCCGAAAGGTGTTGAACCAATCATCATGTACAACTCCAAAGACTTCTTGGATGCTTCTATTCATCAAGTGGTTGAAACGTTGGTCATTGCCTTTATTCTGGTATTTATCGTAGTGTATATTTTCCTTCAGGATTTCAGATCTACTTTAATTCCTGCGATTGCCGTTCCGGTAGCGATCATTGGTACGTTCTTCTTCCTTCAGCTATTTGGATTCAGTATCAATATGTTGACCCTGTTCGCATTGGTACTCGCCATCGGTATTGTGGTGGATGATGCCATCGTTGTGGTAGAGGCTGTTCACTCTAAAATGGAACATACAGGAATGCCAGTTGAGCACGCAACAATGAGCTCAATGAGTGAAATTTCCGGAGCTATTATTTCCATTACATTGGTGATGTGTGCTGTATTTATTCCGGTTGGCTTCATGCAGGGTCCTGCGGGAGTTTTCTACAGACAGTTTGCCTTTACATTAGCTATTGCGATTATGATTTCTGCGGTGAATGCATTGACATTAAGTCCTGCTTTATGTGCGATGTTCCTAAATGATCCTCAGGGTGAGCACGGAGAGCACGGTAAAAAAACAGGCTTTGGTGCAAGATTCTTTAATGCATTTAATGTTAGCTTTAATAATTTAACTAAAAA comes from the Chryseobacterium nepalense genome and includes:
- a CDS encoding efflux RND transporter periplasmic adaptor subunit encodes the protein MKIFGKTRIIVLIASIILLQSCTKAAEGSNAAPPPPQLPVYTVITSPATVYQEFPTALEGKNNVEIRSQVDGYLDRIYVEEGAYVRAGQPLFKIDSRSYGEQMNMATANLQVANANIQKAKVEVDRLEPLVSAKVVSEVQLRTAKANYAAAVAAASQARASVGSAKINVGFTTITAPVSGYIGRIPYKKGSLISRTDPNPLTLLSDISEIYAYFSLSELDFIAFQNKYPGATLNEKLKNMPLVDLVIADNSIYTEKGRMSIVDGQFDKTTGAISVRAVFPNPNGVLRTGNTGRVRMPQLFDKTLVIPQESTYEIQDKTYVYVVGKDKKVTGKPVTISGKTESYYFISEGLSKGDKIVFTGIGVLKDGVAIQPKTISSDSLLKARPL